A window of the Actinobacillus genomosp. 1 genome harbors these coding sequences:
- the lptD gene encoding LPS assembly protein LptD has product MKTRYSVLSVAMTAAFCAQYAQADLKEQCLLGVPHFQGEEVTGDQTMMPIEIEADKAVINQPKDATYTGDVAIKQGNRSILADEVRVEQNGEQARRAFLKGDYRYQDNLIQAKGRDAAMDLSSETAELQNTEFQLVGRQGRGTAESGSFSNNKRILKNASFTACLPNDNAWSIEGNEMIQHIDEEYAEIWHARFKVLGMPIFYSPYLQFPIGDRRRSGLLIPNFHRSSKDGFVYSQPFYWNIAPNMDATVTPTYYSRRGWQISPEYRYLTKLGEGIVAGEYMSKDRLDEYKSDDNDRKRYLMHWRHNMSFLTDWRLYVDYTKVSDKRYFSDFDSEYGNSTDGYATQQFKLGYYQPNYNLSISGKKFQTFDEMDVGPYRVLPQIDFNYYNDGLVKAGNFKLFSQAARFENDSTLMPKAWRFHVEPTLNFPLANRYGSLNFETKLYATHYIQQKGSSKQAGEIDKNITRVIPQVKLDLQTVLESDKQLFKGFNQTFEPRVQYVYRPYKDQSNIGSGLNQSVSFGYDSTLLQQDFYSFFNDRSFSGLDRIASANRLTAGGTTRFYSDQTGAEVFNFSAGQMYYLSPSKISDDFRTTGRSSSWALESNWKFHRKWNWHGAYQYDTRLNQTSLANTSLQYKPSQDKLVQLSYRFASKDYINQNLRSNVYGQDIKQVGAVVGWELTDRVAFMASHYHDIALKKPVESQFSVNYNTCCWSANVYVARKLTATPIGSPDTINDLYYDNKFGVNFELRFGTNYSSGVRKMLKKGLIPYTEQYGIN; this is encoded by the coding sequence ATGAAAACACGTTATAGTGTTCTTTCTGTTGCAATGACGGCGGCATTTTGTGCTCAATATGCGCAAGCGGATCTGAAAGAACAATGCCTATTAGGTGTGCCTCATTTTCAAGGCGAAGAGGTAACGGGCGATCAAACTATGATGCCGATTGAAATTGAAGCGGATAAGGCGGTTATCAACCAACCTAAAGATGCGACCTATACCGGTGATGTAGCGATTAAACAAGGAAATCGTTCTATTCTTGCCGATGAAGTGCGAGTAGAACAGAACGGCGAGCAAGCTCGTCGAGCTTTTTTGAAAGGTGACTACCGTTATCAAGATAATCTGATTCAAGCAAAAGGACGAGATGCGGCAATGGATCTCAGTTCTGAAACCGCCGAGTTACAAAATACCGAATTCCAATTAGTCGGTCGTCAAGGACGAGGTACGGCGGAAAGCGGTTCGTTTAGTAACAATAAACGCATTTTAAAAAATGCGAGTTTTACTGCGTGCTTGCCGAATGATAATGCTTGGTCGATTGAAGGAAATGAAATGATTCAGCATATTGATGAAGAATATGCTGAAATTTGGCATGCACGTTTTAAAGTATTGGGTATGCCGATATTTTATTCGCCTTATTTACAATTCCCAATCGGTGATCGTCGTCGTTCCGGTTTATTGATTCCGAATTTCCACCGTTCAAGTAAAGACGGATTTGTGTATTCTCAACCGTTTTATTGGAATATTGCACCGAATATGGATGCAACCGTCACACCGACTTATTATTCTCGTCGTGGCTGGCAAATTAGCCCTGAATACCGCTATTTAACCAAATTAGGAGAAGGTATAGTCGCCGGCGAATATATGAGTAAAGATCGTTTAGACGAATATAAATCGGATGATAATGATCGCAAGCGTTATTTAATGCACTGGCGTCATAATATGAGCTTCTTAACCGATTGGCGTTTATATGTCGATTATACTAAAGTCAGTGATAAACGTTATTTCTCCGATTTTGATTCGGAGTACGGTAACAGTACCGACGGTTATGCTACTCAACAATTTAAGTTAGGCTATTACCAACCTAATTATAATTTATCGATTTCCGGTAAAAAATTCCAAACTTTTGATGAGATGGATGTCGGACCATACCGAGTATTACCGCAAATTGATTTTAATTATTACAATGACGGTTTAGTAAAAGCAGGAAATTTCAAACTTTTCTCCCAAGCCGCTCGTTTTGAGAATGACAGTACTCTAATGCCGAAAGCATGGCGTTTTCATGTAGAGCCGACACTTAATTTCCCTCTGGCGAATCGCTACGGCAGCTTAAATTTTGAAACTAAGCTTTATGCGACTCACTATATTCAGCAAAAAGGCAGTAGTAAGCAGGCGGGTGAGATTGATAAAAATATTACCCGAGTGATTCCCCAAGTAAAACTTGATTTACAAACCGTGTTAGAATCGGATAAACAATTATTTAAAGGCTTTAATCAGACCTTTGAACCTCGTGTGCAATATGTTTATCGTCCGTATAAAGATCAAAGTAATATCGGTTCGGGCTTAAATCAGAGCGTAAGTTTCGGCTACGATTCAACATTATTGCAACAAGACTTCTATAGTTTCTTTAATGATCGTTCATTTAGCGGTTTGGATCGTATTGCATCGGCAAATCGCTTGACCGCCGGCGGAACTACTCGTTTTTATAGTGATCAAACAGGCGCAGAAGTATTTAATTTTAGTGCGGGACAAATGTATTATTTAAGTCCGTCTAAAATTTCCGATGATTTCCGTACCACGGGACGTTCATCTTCTTGGGCGTTGGAATCTAACTGGAAATTCCACCGTAAATGGAATTGGCACGGTGCTTACCAATATGATACGCGTTTAAATCAAACTTCATTGGCAAATACTTCGTTACAATATAAACCGAGCCAAGATAAACTTGTCCAATTAAGTTATCGTTTTGCAAGTAAAGATTATATTAATCAAAACTTACGTAGTAATGTGTATGGGCAGGATATTAAACAAGTAGGGGCGGTTGTAGGCTGGGAATTGACCGATCGAGTCGCATTTATGGCAAGTCATTACCATGATATCGCACTTAAAAAACCGGTAGAAAGTCAATTTTCAGTAAACTATAACACCTGTTGTTGGAGTGCGAATGTATATGTCGCGCGTAAACTAACCGCAACTCCAATCGGCTCGCCGGATACTATCAATGATTTATACTATGATAATAAATTCGGTGTGAATTTTGAATTACGCTTCGGTACGAATTACAGTAGCGGCGTACGTAAAATGCTGAAAAAAGGTTTGATTCCTTATACGGAGCAATACGGTATTAATTAA
- the yihI gene encoding Der GTPase-activating protein YihI, whose protein sequence is MSRSKKTRRITDIMPARKADKKPEQPKLSGGKNRKPTRYELDAKAREEKKKRKHKGLPTGSRNVDPTEQKKAAVKEVKDPRIGSRKKIPLMVEFVNKPEKGQLIKPVAVEEYKSHLSPELELEQLENNEILNQLLDEIEAGKTLSAKDQQFVDECLDRIDELMTELGIQDEDEDNGDVLLRQFETMDINQFR, encoded by the coding sequence ATGAGTCGCTCTAAAAAAACACGTCGAATTACCGACATTATGCCTGCCAGAAAAGCAGATAAAAAACCGGAACAACCTAAATTAAGCGGCGGTAAAAACCGTAAACCTACCCGTTATGAACTTGATGCTAAAGCGCGTGAAGAAAAGAAAAAGCGTAAACACAAAGGTTTACCTACAGGCTCGCGTAATGTTGATCCGACGGAACAGAAAAAGGCTGCGGTAAAAGAGGTGAAAGATCCTCGTATCGGTAGCCGCAAAAAAATCCCTCTGATGGTAGAATTTGTGAACAAGCCTGAAAAAGGTCAGCTTATCAAGCCTGTTGCAGTGGAAGAATATAAATCTCATTTATCGCCGGAATTAGAACTGGAGCAATTAGAGAACAATGAGATCTTAAATCAATTATTAGATGAAATTGAAGCGGGTAAAACCTTATCGGCGAAAGATCAACAATTTGTCGATGAATGTTTAGATCGTATTGATGAATTAATGACCGAACTAGGTATCCAAGATGAAGACGAAGATAACGGGGATGTGTTACTTCGCCAATTTGAAACGATGGACATTAATCAATTTAGATAA
- a CDS encoding DUF2489 domain-containing protein has product MIRFFLIILAILIVLSMTGYAAYLLFKLRKQNAQNKALLEQAEQAKKARFERIIDSIDVIARAMLSEQCDFSEGVLRLKPLLDVLGKPLSQYSAMWELYLVVENMPILDERKALKRNERMKQDLHRQSKEVELEQQIKAECHQLLIDIEQLKLTYSE; this is encoded by the coding sequence ATGATTCGATTTTTTCTCATTATTCTTGCGATATTAATTGTGCTTTCAATGACTGGTTATGCAGCCTATTTATTGTTTAAATTGCGTAAACAAAACGCTCAAAATAAAGCGTTGTTAGAACAAGCGGAACAGGCAAAGAAAGCACGTTTCGAGCGTATTATTGATAGTATTGATGTAATTGCACGGGCGATGCTTTCCGAACAATGTGATTTTTCGGAAGGTGTACTTCGTTTAAAACCGTTGCTTGATGTGTTGGGGAAACCGTTAAGTCAATATTCGGCAATGTGGGAATTGTATTTAGTTGTAGAAAATATGCCGATTTTAGACGAGCGTAAAGCTTTAAAACGTAATGAACGTATGAAGCAAGATTTACATCGACAATCAAAAGAAGTTGAATTGGAACAACAGATTAAAGCGGAATGTCATCAATTACTGATCGATATAGAACAATTAAAACTTACATATAGTGAGTGA
- the hemN gene encoding oxygen-independent coproporphyrinogen III oxidase, with protein MSEIIWDLALIQKYNQSGPRYTSYPTALEFNQSYNDDDFKAAAARYPNRPLSLYVHIPFCHKLCYFCACNKIITRHRHKVDIYLDYLEKEIKTRSSLFTNRTVTQIHWGGGTPTYLDEAQSARLMTMLRQHFNVSKDAEISIEMDPREIELNMLDHLKSIGFNRISMGIQDFNKEVQKLVNREQDEEFIFALMKRAKELGFTSTNIDLIYGLPKQNVESFMYTLERVIELNPDRMSVFNYAHLPSRFAAQIKIKDDMLPAPETKLTILQKTIEFLGDNGYKFIGMDHFAKPDDELAIAQQQGVLHRNFQGYTTQEECDLLGMGVSAISLLGDTYAQNHKELQQYYANVEERGIALHKGLALTKDDCIRRDVIKALICNFKLEFDRLQAEYQIDFKQYFAEDLALLEPLAKDGLLDINGNSIVVSPRGRLLIRNICLCFDVYSRQLAKRQQFSRII; from the coding sequence ATGTCAGAAATTATTTGGGATTTAGCCCTTATCCAAAAATATAATCAATCCGGTCCTCGTTATACTTCTTATCCGACCGCATTAGAATTTAACCAAAGCTACAATGATGACGATTTTAAAGCCGCGGCGGCACGTTATCCGAATCGTCCTTTATCTCTTTATGTACATATCCCGTTTTGTCATAAGTTATGCTATTTCTGTGCGTGTAATAAAATCATTACTCGCCATCGCCATAAAGTAGATATTTATTTGGATTATCTTGAAAAAGAAATTAAAACGCGATCTTCACTTTTCACAAATCGTACCGTCACGCAAATTCATTGGGGTGGCGGTACGCCGACTTATTTGGATGAAGCGCAATCGGCTCGTTTAATGACTATGTTACGTCAGCATTTTAACGTCAGTAAAGATGCCGAAATCAGTATTGAAATGGATCCGCGTGAAATTGAACTGAATATGTTGGATCACCTCAAGTCAATCGGCTTTAACCGTATCAGTATGGGGATTCAAGATTTCAACAAAGAAGTGCAGAAATTAGTTAATCGTGAACAAGACGAAGAGTTTATTTTTGCCTTAATGAAGCGTGCGAAAGAGCTTGGCTTTACATCAACTAATATTGATTTGATTTACGGTTTACCGAAACAAAACGTAGAAAGTTTTATGTACACGCTCGAACGTGTGATCGAACTAAATCCGGATCGTATGAGCGTGTTTAATTATGCGCATTTACCGAGTCGTTTTGCCGCACAAATTAAAATCAAAGATGATATGTTACCGGCACCGGAAACGAAATTAACCATTCTACAAAAAACCATCGAGTTTTTAGGCGATAACGGTTATAAATTTATCGGTATGGATCATTTTGCCAAACCAGACGATGAGCTGGCGATTGCGCAGCAACAAGGCGTATTACATCGTAATTTCCAAGGTTATACCACTCAAGAAGAATGTGATTTATTAGGTATGGGCGTGTCGGCAATCAGTTTACTTGGCGATACTTACGCACAAAACCATAAAGAATTACAGCAATATTACGCAAATGTCGAAGAACGAGGTATCGCATTACACAAAGGCTTGGCATTAACTAAAGACGATTGTATTCGTCGTGACGTGATTAAAGCGTTAATTTGCAACTTTAAGTTGGAATTTGACCGCTTACAAGCCGAATATCAGATTGATTTTAAACAGTATTTTGCTGAAGATTTGGCTTTACTTGAGCCATTGGCGAAAGACGGTTTATTAGATATTAACGGAAATAGTATTGTGGTGTCACCGCGAGGTCGTTTATTAATACGTAATATTTGTTTATGTTTTGACGTATATTCAAGACAACTTGCAAAAAGACAACAATTTTCGAGAATTATTTAA
- a CDS encoding YacL family protein encodes MEYQFTHSIHGVVAKCSMDHEAFARWLNTEITENPKELINIFTEIEKCRAAYPNHYECVFEGKEYSLFFDCDEVMVKANNLDDAFDEEQMEDGFQFYDQESIAFCGLEDFENFLKAYQKFSKTYH; translated from the coding sequence ATGGAATATCAATTTACGCATTCAATTCACGGCGTAGTCGCAAAATGTTCAATGGACCACGAAGCCTTTGCCCGTTGGCTAAATACGGAAATAACGGAAAATCCTAAAGAGTTGATCAATATCTTTACCGAAATTGAGAAATGCCGCGCGGCTTATCCTAATCATTATGAGTGTGTATTCGAAGGAAAAGAGTACAGTTTATTTTTTGATTGCGATGAGGTCATGGTAAAAGCGAATAACTTAGATGACGCTTTTGATGAAGAACAAATGGAAGACGGCTTTCAGTTCTATGACCAAGAAAGCATTGCATTTTGTGGCTTAGAAGATTTCGAAAACTTTTTAAAAGCCTATCAGAAATTCAGTAAAACTTATCACTAA
- a CDS encoding putative transporter → MSDIAIIVSLLSLVAVLGLWIGHIKVKGVGLGIGGVLFGGIIISHCTHLYGIELDAHTLHFIQEFGLILFVYSIGIQVGPGFFASLRQSGLKLNGFAVMIVGLSGILVALIHKLFDVPLPVILGIFSGAVTNTPSLGAGQQVLTELGGENITAVMGMSYAIAYPFGIIGILLSMWLIRIIFKVNIDKEAQEFDDNQNQQKEGLDTLNVRLTNPNLGGLKLKEVPDFESHTVIYSRLKRNDELIVPNVDTVLNVGDVLHLVGEKATLHKMQLILGEEADVSVSTRGTIFRSERAVVTNENVFGKKIRHLMLKGKYEVVISRLNRAGVELIPNGEMALQFGDVLNLVGRQEDIETVRAIIGDAHQKLQQVQMLPIFVGIGLGVLLGSLPLYIPGFPVALKLGLAGGPLVVALILARIGSIGKLYWFMPPSANLALREIGIVLFLSVVGLKAGANFLDTLLSNEGLAWMGYGAVITFIPLIVTGLVARVYGKMNYLSLCGLLSGAMTDPPALAFANEIKDGHGAAALSYATVYPLVMFLRIILPQLLAILLWAAS, encoded by the coding sequence ATGAGCGATATAGCCATTATTGTGAGCCTATTATCATTAGTTGCGGTATTAGGTTTATGGATTGGTCATATAAAAGTAAAAGGGGTTGGTCTCGGCATCGGCGGGGTACTGTTCGGCGGGATCATTATTTCCCATTGTACCCATTTGTACGGTATCGAATTAGATGCGCATACGTTACATTTTATTCAAGAGTTCGGATTAATCCTATTTGTTTATTCAATTGGTATTCAGGTTGGCCCGGGATTTTTTGCATCATTGCGTCAATCCGGCTTAAAGCTAAATGGCTTCGCCGTTATGATTGTTGGGCTAAGCGGAATACTTGTTGCTTTGATTCATAAGTTATTCGACGTACCGCTACCGGTTATTTTAGGGATTTTTTCCGGTGCGGTGACCAACACTCCGTCTTTAGGTGCCGGACAGCAGGTATTAACGGAGCTTGGCGGTGAAAATATTACTGCCGTAATGGGAATGAGTTATGCGATAGCTTATCCGTTCGGAATTATCGGTATTTTACTTTCTATGTGGTTAATTCGTATTATCTTTAAAGTGAATATTGATAAAGAAGCGCAGGAATTTGACGATAACCAAAATCAGCAAAAAGAAGGATTGGATACGCTTAACGTACGTTTGACCAATCCTAATTTAGGCGGTTTAAAATTAAAGGAAGTACCTGATTTCGAATCGCATACGGTTATCTATTCACGATTAAAACGTAATGACGAACTGATTGTGCCGAATGTCGATACGGTCTTAAATGTCGGAGATGTACTTCACTTAGTCGGAGAAAAAGCGACTCTACATAAAATGCAACTGATTCTAGGAGAGGAGGCTGACGTATCGGTTTCAACCCGAGGTACGATTTTCCGTTCCGAACGAGCGGTCGTTACCAATGAAAACGTATTTGGTAAAAAAATCCGTCATTTAATGCTTAAAGGGAAATATGAAGTGGTAATTTCTCGTCTGAATCGTGCAGGGGTTGAATTAATTCCGAACGGTGAGATGGCATTACAATTTGGGGACGTACTGAACTTAGTCGGACGTCAGGAAGATATTGAAACGGTGCGAGCGATTATTGGCGATGCGCATCAAAAACTACAGCAAGTTCAAATGTTGCCGATTTTTGTCGGAATTGGATTAGGTGTCTTGCTCGGTTCATTGCCTCTTTATATTCCGGGATTCCCCGTGGCGTTAAAATTAGGTTTAGCCGGCGGTCCGTTGGTGGTTGCTTTGATTCTTGCCAGAATCGGCAGTATCGGTAAACTTTATTGGTTTATGCCGCCAAGTGCCAACTTAGCATTGCGTGAAATCGGTATCGTACTCTTTCTTTCTGTGGTCGGTTTAAAAGCGGGAGCTAATTTCCTTGATACGTTATTAAGTAATGAAGGGCTTGCTTGGATGGGGTACGGCGCAGTCATTACTTTTATCCCATTAATCGTGACCGGATTAGTGGCGCGTGTTTACGGGAAAATGAATTACCTATCATTGTGCGGTTTATTATCCGGTGCGATGACTGATCCGCCGGCATTAGCTTTTGCAAATGAAATCAAAGACGGACACGGTGCTGCGGCTCTTTCGTATGCAACGGTGTATCCGCTGGTGATGTTCTTACGCATTATTTTACCGCAATTGCTTGCGATTTTACTTTGGGCGGCGAGTTAA
- the gltS gene encoding sodium/glutamate symporter — MEPIILNGYHTLIAATLVLLIGRFFVNKIKFLQDFNIPEAVAGGLVAAIVILCLYHWMGLSFQFEKSLQNAFMLAFFSSVGLSADFSRLKQGGMPLVIFLAVVGVLIIIQNGVGVGLATVLGLDPLVGLITGSITLTGGHGTGAAWAKIFSEQYGISGVMEMAMASATFGLVAGGLIGGPVARRLVNKMKKDRKQSVGKKVDTSAEQYDDSTFESADSIRFITASSTIETMALFAACLAFSSVMANAFPDLGLPQFVWALGFGVILRNVLTKVFKFDMFDRAIDVFGNASLSLFLAMALMSIKLWELAGLAGPMLIILIVQTIVMILYGYFITFRVMGKDYDAAILTAGHCGFGLGATPTAVANMQSVTETFGPSHKAFLIVPLVGAFFVDLLNLGVITWFVEFLR, encoded by the coding sequence ATGGAACCAATAATTCTTAACGGTTACCACACATTAATTGCTGCGACACTCGTTCTTTTAATCGGTCGTTTTTTTGTAAACAAAATCAAATTCCTGCAGGATTTTAATATTCCCGAGGCCGTTGCCGGCGGTTTAGTGGCAGCAATCGTGATTCTCTGCTTATATCACTGGATGGGGCTTTCTTTCCAATTTGAGAAAAGTTTACAAAATGCCTTTATGTTGGCGTTCTTCTCATCGGTCGGTTTATCCGCCGATTTCTCGCGCTTAAAACAAGGCGGTATGCCTTTAGTAATCTTCCTCGCGGTTGTTGGCGTACTTATTATTATCCAAAACGGCGTAGGTGTCGGTCTTGCGACAGTATTAGGTTTAGATCCGCTTGTAGGCTTAATTACCGGTTCTATTACCTTAACCGGTGGTCACGGCACCGGTGCGGCATGGGCGAAAATATTCTCCGAGCAATACGGTATTTCCGGTGTAATGGAAATGGCGATGGCGTCTGCAACCTTCGGTTTAGTGGCCGGCGGTTTAATCGGTGGTCCGGTTGCTCGTCGCTTAGTCAATAAAATGAAAAAAGATCGTAAACAAAGTGTCGGCAAAAAAGTAGATACTTCTGCCGAACAATATGATGACAGCACTTTTGAATCGGCGGACAGTATTCGTTTTATTACGGCAAGTTCTACGATTGAAACCATGGCGTTATTTGCCGCATGTTTAGCGTTCTCATCCGTTATGGCTAACGCTTTCCCGGATTTAGGCTTACCGCAATTCGTATGGGCTTTAGGTTTTGGGGTTATCTTACGTAACGTATTAACGAAAGTATTTAAATTCGATATGTTCGACCGTGCGATCGACGTATTCGGTAACGCATCATTAAGCTTATTCCTTGCGATGGCGTTAATGAGTATTAAATTATGGGAATTAGCCGGTTTAGCTGGCCCGATGTTAATTATTTTAATCGTTCAAACTATCGTGATGATTCTATACGGTTACTTTATTACTTTCCGTGTAATGGGCAAAGATTATGATGCGGCGATTTTAACCGCCGGTCACTGCGGTTTCGGTTTAGGTGCAACCCCAACTGCGGTAGCGAATATGCAATCGGTCACAGAAACTTTCGGTCCGTCACACAAAGCATTCTTAATCGTGCCGTTAGTCGGTGCATTCTTCGTGGATCTATTAAACTTAGGTGTAATCACTTGGTTTGTTGAGTTCTTACGTTAA